A single genomic interval of Amblyraja radiata isolate CabotCenter1 chromosome 3, sAmbRad1.1.pri, whole genome shotgun sequence harbors:
- the LOC116970808 gene encoding 2'-5'-oligoadenylate synthase 1A-like: MQPVKSYNCVRCGNDFASQMALKHHFQTKHIGKVYCDKCGTEVLREKLKEHDQMVHCKDEHNLSREYLHWDQPQQHEDKFVASGKSVSCRMCGRSFGTIHSREQHERQDHHFTASQRARMSTAFCADSILDQRSPQLLQIFVETNLRPQMGLMRVACAGEVENFIDLIQKCCPITVTRLIKGGSYFKGTDTRSWSDIDVVIFSSSFLNIDDCKEKISSSLCGLENNLMISAMSNRILVERKASHSLRFQFKCFKDLHIHHFDVIFCYDLLGPIASQDAKRNLYRQLYNCGDDVKIQLYAISLLKYQVDFVKASTLGVKDLIRLVKHWFKTSLAKPTEANRFRRLPSSYAVELITIYVWQLAGKPIFFSLVQGLRAVLKFLVNYSDILIIWCDHYDKNFSIVKKVLQKESRPFILDPVNPSFNVCENSNAWDEVTHVAQQSLFKPLLSGVQAKAPWLFTNNW; this comes from the exons ATGCAGCCAGTTAAATCATACAACTGTGTGCGATGTGGCAATGACTTTGCCAGTCAAATGGCCCTAAAGCACCATTTCCAGACTAAACATATTGGAAAAGTGTATTGTGATAAATGCGGGACTGAGGTACTGCGAGAAAAATTGAAGGAGCATGATCAG ATGGTACATTGCAAAGATGAACATAATTTGTCAAGAGAGTACCTACATTGGGATCAGCCCCAACAGCATGAGGACAAATTTGTGGCATCAGGAAAGAGTGTTTCTTGCCGTATGTGTGGCAGGAGTTTTGGAACTATCCACAGCAGGGAGCAGCATGAAAGGCAAGATCATCATTTTACAGCCAGCCAAAGAG caagaatgtcaacaGCATTCTGCGCAGATAGTATACTGGATCAAAGAAGTCCACAGCTATTACAGATATTTGTAGAAACAAACCTTCGACCGCAGATGGGACTCATGAGAGTGGCTTGTGCAGGGGAAGTAGAAAACTTCATTGACTTAATCCAAAAATGCTGTCCCATAACTGTAACTCGACTGATCAAG GGTGGTTCTTACTTCAAGGGGACCGACACCAGGAGTTGGTCTGATATTGACGTGGTGATATTTAGTTCTTCGTTTTTGAACATTGATGACTGCAAAGAGAAAATATCTTCCTCGCTATGTGGTTTGGAGAATAATTTGATGATATCTGCGATGTCGAATAG GATATTGGTAGAAAGGAAGGCTTCACATTCTCTTCGATTTCAGTTCAAGTGTTTCAAAGATCTGCACATTCACCACTTCGATGTCATATTTTGCTATGATTTATTGGGACCCATTGCATCCCAAG ATGCTAAAAGGAACCTATATCGGCAACTGTATAATTGTGGGGATGATGTAAAAATTCAGCTTTATGCAATCTCTTTGCTGAAATACCAAGTGGATTTTGTAAAGGCATCTACTTTGGGTGTGAAGGATCTGATTCGTCTGGTTAAACATTGGTTTAAAACTTCACTTGCTAAACCAACTGAGGCTAATAG ATTTCGGAGGCTGCCTTCTTCCTATGCCGTGGAGCTCATAACCATCTATGTTTGGCAGCTGGCAGGAAAACCCATATTTTTTAGTTTGGTTCAAGGTCTCCGAGCGGTACTCAAATTCCTAGTAAATTACAGTGATATTCTCATCATCTGGTGCGATCATTATGACAAAAACTTCTCTATTGTGAAGAAAGTTCTTCAAAAAGAAAGCAG ACCTTTTATTTTGGATCCAGTTAACCCCTCGTTCAATGTGTGTGAAAATAGCAATGCATGGGATGAAGTGACTCATGTGGCTCAACAAAGTCTATTCAAGCCACTTCTCAGTGGAGTGCAAGCTAAGGCTCCATGGCTCTTCACCAATAATTGGTGA